Proteins from a genomic interval of Gopherus evgoodei ecotype Sinaloan lineage unplaced genomic scaffold, rGopEvg1_v1.p scaffold_103_arrow_ctg1, whole genome shotgun sequence:
- the LOC115639680 gene encoding basic proline-rich protein-like, which produces GASPPPVSRCTTVFLILSHRALGASPPPLSRCTTVFLIPNHRVLGASPPPGAGRQPPTCQQVHDSVPDPPPQGASPPPVSRCTTVLPIPPHRAPDPHLSAGARQCSRSTLTGRQPPTCQQVHDSVADPPPQSARPPPLSRCTTVFPIHPHRAPAPHLSAGARQCSRSPPTGRQPPTSQQVHDSVPDPPPQGASPPPVSRCTTVFPIPPNRVPAPHLSQVDDGVPDPPHRAPGASPPPLSRCTTVFPIPPYRPPAPTSQQVHDSVPDPPPQGAGRQPPTCQQVHDGVPDPPPQGAGRQPPTCQKVHDGVPDPTPTGSQPPTSQQVHDGVPDPPSQGASPPPVSRCTTVFPIPPNRAPAPTSQQVHDGVPDPPHMAPGASPPPLSRCTTVFPIPPNRVPAPHLSQVDDGVPDPPHRAPGASPPPLSRCTTVFPIPPHRPPAPTSQQVHDSVPDPPPQGAGRQPPTCQQVHDGVPDPPHRALGASPPPVRRCTTVFPIPPPQGASPPPLNRCTTVFPIPPHRAPAPHLSAGARQCSRFPPTGRQPPTSQQVHDGVPDPPHMAPGASPPPLSRCTTVFPIPPYRPPAPTSQQVHDSVPDPPPQGAGRGPPPLNRCTTVFPIPPPQGASPHLSTGARRCSRSHPTGCQPPPLTGARQCSRSPPTGRQPPPLSRCTTVFPIPPHRALGASPPPVSRCTTVFPIPPPQGASPPPLNRCTTVFPIPPNRAPAPHLSQVHDSVPDSPQQGASPPPLTGARRGS; this is translated from the coding sequence GGTGCTGggcgccagccccccacctgTCAGCAGGTGCACGACAGTGTTCCCGATCCCCCCCCACAGggcgccagccccccacctgTCAGCAGGTGCACGACAGTGTTGCCGATCCCCCCCCACAGAGCGCCAgacccccacctctcagcaggtgcACGACAGTGTTCCCGATCCACCCTCACAGggcgccagccccccacctgTCAGCAGGTGCACGACAGTGTTGCCGATCCCCCCCCACAGAGCGCCAgacccccacctctcagcaggtgcACGACGGTGTTCCCGATCCACCCCCACAGggcgccagccccccacctgTCAGCAGGTGCACGACAGTGTTCCCGATCCCCCCCCACAGggcgccagccccccacctctcagcaggtgcACGACAGTGTTCCCGATCCACCCCCACAGggcgccagccccccacctgTCAGCAGGTGCACGACAGTGTTCCCGATCCCCCCAAACAGGgtgccagccccccacctctcacaAGTGGACGACGGGGTTCCTGATCCCCCCCACAGGGCACCAggcgccagccccccacctctcagcaggtgcACGACAGTGTTCCCGATCCCCCCCTACAGGCCGCCagcccccacctctcagcaggtgcACGACAGTGTTCCCGATCCCCCCCCACAGGGCGCTGggcgccagccccccacctgTCAGCAGGTGCACGACGGTGTTCCTGATCCCCCCCCACAGGGCGCTGggcgccagccccccacctgTCAGAAGGTGCACGACGGTGTTCCCGATCCCACCCCCACAGggagccagccccccacctctcaaCAGGTGCACGACGGTGTTCCCGATCCCCCCTCACAGGGTGCCAGCCCCCCACCTGTCAGCAGGTGCACGACAGTGTTCCCGATTCCCCCCAACAGGGCGCCagcccccacctctcagcaggtgcACGACGGGGTTCCTGATCCCCCCCACATGGCACCAggcgccagccccccacctctcagcaggtgcACGACAGTGTTCCCGATCCCCCCAAACAGGgtgccagccccccacctctcacaAGTGGACGACGGGGTTCCTGATCCCCCCCACAGGGCACCAggcgccagccccccacctctcagcaggtgcACGACAGTGTTCCCGATCCCCCCCCACAGGCCGCCagcccccacctctcagcaggtgcACGACAGTGTTCCCGATCCCCCCCCACAGGGCGCTGggcgccagccccccacctgTCAGCAGGTGCACGACGGTGTTCCTGATCCCCCCCACAGGGCGCTGggcgccagccccccacctgTCAGAAGGTGCACGACGGTGTTCCCGATCCCACCCCCACAGggagccagccccccacctctcaaCAGGTGCACGACGGTGTTCCCGATCCCCCCTCACAGggcgccagccccccacctgTCAGCAGGTGCACGACAGTGTTCCCGATTCCCCCCAACAGggcgccagccccccacctctcagcaggtgcACGACGGGGTTCCTGATCCCCCCCACATGGCACCAggcgccagccccccacctctcagcaggtgcACGACAGTGTTCCCGATCCCCCCCTACAGGCCGCCagcccccacctctcagcaggtgcACGACAGTGTTCCCGATCCCCCCCCACAGGGCGCTGGGCGCGGGCCCCCACCTCTCAACAGGTGCACGACGGTGTTCCCGATCCCACCCCCACAGGGAGCCAGCCCCCACCTCTCAACAGGTGCACGACGGTGTTCCCGATCCCACCCCACAGGGTGCCAGCCCCCACCTCTCACAGGTGCACGACAGTGTTCCCGATCCCCCCCCACAGGCCGCCagcccccacctctcagcaggtgcACGACAGTGTTCCCGATCCCCCCCCACAGGGCACTGggcgccagccccccacctgTCAGCAGGTGCACGACGGTGTTCCCGATCCCACCCCCACAGGgtgccagccccccacctctcaaCAGGTGCACGACAGTGTTCCCGATTCCCCCCAACAGggcgccagccccccacctctcacaGGTGCACGACAGTGTTCCCGATTCCCCCCAACAGggcgccagccccccacctctcacaGGTGCACGACGGGGTTCCTGA